In Streptomyces hawaiiensis, one genomic interval encodes:
- a CDS encoding CHAT domain-containing protein, with the protein MTAGSDSVTELLPMVFADPGEALARARALLDADPSPSAASVAHQVIGIWQRDFGDLRLALHHLRRARECAARADSADREADVLATLGVALVHAGRTREGLAAFERGVARGGGHTRARVLYRRAYVWWVLGHHREALEDVRRAVPVLRQADDVIWTARALTLRATVHLALGAVERAEADFTAAEALWDTTGQEHDKADAVESRGLAAFRSGDVPAALRLLDEAEERYARLGTPTFMLNIRRCEVLMAAGLAPEALAEADAAIGKLDGIGGQSTRKAELLLAAARAARPAGDPHTAIARAALAVRLFAGQRRTWWETHARLVLIEARHAAGRGSGRLVADAATVAGKLASFGAPAAPEASLLAGRIALGLGWTADAERHLTVAARSRRSGPPLARMTGWAAQALRAQAAGSTRGVLEACRRGLDVLDDHRMTLGASELRARATEQGAELAALAQRASLVSGGPRRLLVWSERWRATVLSTPPTRPPADPELLSGMTAFREIASRAEAARMEGRPVPALEREQRRLEREIRSRTLHMRGEAPGGGDRFDVGRLLERLGDEVLLVELAVLDGRVQVLLCGRGRVRRFEAGLLAEAETEAEHVQAGLRRLAHPGAEARLPVVEAAGRRLEELLLGPAAAHLGGGPVVIVPPGRLHRVPWALLPSLRERVLSVSPSAGSWLRARETPPPPDGCHVLVRGPGLATGGAEVPELAGRYECATVLEDDEARVPRVLEELDGAALAHIAAHGTFRADSPLFSSLRMADGPIVVHDFERLDRSPYRIILSCCDTARLASVGADELLGLVTALLPLGTAGVVACSAPVNDAAVVPLMLALHKGLDAGLSLAEALRDARAAQPGDALHQATGWAFSAFGAA; encoded by the coding sequence GTGACAGCGGGAAGCGACTCGGTTACGGAACTGCTGCCGATGGTGTTCGCCGACCCGGGCGAGGCTCTCGCGAGGGCCCGGGCGCTGCTCGACGCCGATCCGTCCCCGTCGGCCGCCTCCGTGGCGCACCAGGTGATCGGCATCTGGCAGCGGGACTTCGGCGATCTGCGGCTCGCGCTGCATCATCTGCGGCGGGCCCGGGAGTGCGCGGCGCGCGCGGACTCAGCCGACCGGGAGGCGGACGTGCTGGCCACGCTGGGCGTGGCGCTGGTGCACGCGGGCCGCACCCGGGAGGGCCTGGCGGCGTTCGAGCGGGGTGTGGCGCGGGGCGGCGGGCACACCAGGGCGCGGGTGCTGTACCGGCGGGCGTATGTGTGGTGGGTGCTCGGTCACCATCGTGAGGCGCTGGAGGACGTGCGCCGGGCGGTGCCCGTGCTGCGGCAGGCGGACGACGTGATCTGGACGGCGCGGGCGCTGACCCTGCGGGCCACCGTGCATCTGGCGCTGGGGGCGGTGGAGCGAGCGGAGGCGGACTTCACCGCGGCCGAGGCGCTGTGGGACACCACCGGCCAGGAGCACGACAAGGCCGACGCGGTGGAGAGCCGGGGGCTGGCCGCGTTCCGGTCGGGGGACGTGCCGGCCGCGCTGCGGCTGCTGGACGAGGCGGAGGAGCGGTACGCCCGGCTCGGCACGCCGACGTTCATGCTGAACATCCGGCGCTGCGAGGTGCTGATGGCCGCCGGTCTCGCCCCGGAGGCGCTGGCCGAGGCGGACGCGGCGATCGGGAAGCTGGACGGGATCGGCGGGCAGTCCACCCGCAAGGCGGAGCTGCTGCTGGCTGCCGCCCGCGCCGCCCGGCCCGCCGGGGACCCGCACACCGCCATCGCGCGTGCCGCCCTCGCCGTACGGCTGTTCGCCGGGCAGCGGCGCACCTGGTGGGAGACGCACGCCCGGCTGGTGCTGATCGAGGCGCGGCACGCGGCCGGGCGCGGCTCGGGGCGGCTGGTCGCCGACGCGGCCACGGTGGCCGGGAAGCTGGCCTCTTTCGGCGCCCCGGCCGCGCCGGAGGCGTCGCTGCTCGCGGGCCGGATCGCGCTGGGTCTGGGCTGGACGGCGGACGCGGAGCGGCACCTGACCGTGGCCGCGCGCAGCCGGCGCAGCGGTCCGCCGCTGGCGCGGATGACGGGCTGGGCGGCGCAGGCGCTGCGGGCGCAGGCCGCCGGGTCGACCCGGGGTGTGCTGGAGGCCTGCCGGCGGGGCCTGGACGTGCTGGACGACCACCGGATGACGTTGGGGGCCTCGGAGTTGCGGGCCCGTGCGACCGAACAGGGTGCTGAGCTGGCGGCGTTGGCGCAGCGGGCAAGTCTGGTCTCCGGCGGGCCGCGGCGGCTGCTGGTGTGGAGCGAGCGCTGGCGGGCCACCGTGCTGTCCACGCCGCCGACCAGGCCGCCCGCCGACCCGGAGCTGCTCAGCGGCATGACCGCCTTCCGCGAGATCGCCTCCCGGGCGGAAGCCGCCCGGATGGAGGGCCGGCCGGTCCCGGCGCTGGAGCGCGAACAGCGGCGCCTGGAGCGGGAGATCCGCTCCCGGACCCTGCACATGAGGGGTGAGGCGCCCGGGGGCGGAGACCGGTTCGACGTCGGCCGGCTGCTGGAGCGACTGGGCGACGAGGTGCTGCTGGTGGAACTCGCCGTGCTCGACGGCCGGGTGCAGGTACTGCTGTGCGGGCGGGGGCGGGTGCGCCGGTTCGAGGCCGGGCTGCTCGCCGAGGCGGAGACCGAGGCCGAGCACGTACAGGCCGGGCTGCGGCGGCTGGCCCACCCCGGGGCGGAGGCCCGGCTGCCGGTGGTGGAGGCGGCGGGGCGGCGGCTGGAGGAACTGCTCCTGGGACCGGCCGCGGCGCACCTGGGCGGCGGCCCGGTGGTGATCGTGCCGCCGGGGCGGCTGCACCGGGTGCCGTGGGCGCTGCTGCCCTCGCTGCGGGAACGGGTGCTCAGCGTCTCGCCGTCGGCGGGCAGCTGGCTGCGGGCCCGGGAGACCCCGCCGCCGCCGGACGGCTGCCATGTGCTGGTGCGCGGCCCGGGCCTGGCGACGGGCGGCGCCGAGGTGCCCGAGCTGGCCGGCCGGTACGAATGTGCGACGGTCCTGGAGGACGACGAGGCGCGGGTGCCGCGTGTGCTGGAGGAACTGGACGGCGCCGCGCTGGCGCACATCGCGGCGCACGGCACGTTCCGCGCGGACAGCCCGCTGTTCTCCTCCCTGCGGATGGCCGACGGGCCGATCGTCGTGCACGACTTCGAGCGGCTGGACCGCAGCCCCTACCGGATCATCCTGTCCTGCTGCGACACCGCCCGCCTCGCCTCGGTCGGTGCCGACGAACTGCTCGGTCTGGTCACGGCGTTGCTGCCGCTCGGCACGGCCGGGGTGGTGGCGTGCAGCGCGCCCGTCAACGACGCCGCGGTGGTGCCGCTGATGCTCGCGCTGCACAAGGGCCTCGATGCCGGCCTGTCCCTGGCGGAGGCGCTGCGCGACGCCCGGGCCGCCCAGCCGGGCGATGCGCTGCACCAGGCCACGGGGTGGGCGTTCTCGGCGTTCGGGGCGGCCTGA
- a CDS encoding helix-turn-helix transcriptional regulator yields the protein MTYERDATTLEPPWPFAGREDELELVRRSLTGVRRGIVVTGQAGCGKTRLVTEAVRGTDCARAAGTPESRTIPFAAFAHLLPESVTLHRAVQSLSGIRTLLVDDAHLLDDASAALVHQLAVHGRTRLLVVAADGAPVPCAISRLWTGELLPRLALEPLPGEETARLLTAGAGPLDALTVNRLHRLSQGDLRLLRDLLGAVRGLLTPVPDTGERAWRGPVPLTTAVRERTAPVLGRTCPLERETLDRLAFAEPLPSDPDELDLGALEVLESDGLVEVDDRGAVRLAHPLHGPVLRAAAGRLRARRLARTPQAYAAALDAESAALARRIDRADVRATATPVGEWLVAEGGPLPVGYAAVRARFARLRGEVREAAAWAREGLRSDPRDASCRTELDRARATLDSMGDPDPDLEALTDPYDAVRLGAPEKAVDRLGGVFARHADALTRADGPDLDEVAWELERRGYLLFAAEAHAQAVRAHRDPRAARHSRTRAVALARRCQGARTPALSGLVLGELTTRQRQIVTLAAAGLTNRQIAERLTLSVRTVGNHLYSAYARLGASDRGALPWLAQPEAQPA from the coding sequence ATGACTTACGAGAGGGACGCGACGACGCTGGAGCCGCCCTGGCCGTTCGCCGGGCGGGAGGACGAACTGGAGCTGGTCCGCCGGTCCCTGACCGGCGTACGGCGCGGCATCGTGGTGACGGGCCAGGCGGGCTGCGGGAAGACCCGTCTCGTCACCGAGGCGGTCCGCGGCACCGACTGCGCCCGGGCGGCCGGCACGCCCGAGAGCCGGACCATCCCGTTCGCCGCGTTCGCCCATCTGCTGCCCGAGTCGGTCACGCTGCACCGCGCGGTCCAGTCGCTGTCCGGCATCCGCACGCTGCTGGTGGACGACGCGCACCTTCTCGACGACGCCTCCGCCGCCCTGGTCCACCAGCTCGCCGTGCACGGGCGCACCCGGCTGCTGGTCGTCGCCGCGGACGGCGCCCCCGTGCCCTGCGCGATCTCCCGGCTGTGGACCGGTGAACTCCTGCCGCGCCTCGCGCTGGAGCCGCTGCCCGGGGAGGAGACCGCCCGGCTGCTCACGGCCGGCGCCGGCCCTCTCGACGCGCTCACCGTGAACCGGCTGCACCGCCTGAGCCAGGGCGACCTGCGGCTGCTGCGCGACCTCCTGGGGGCGGTGCGCGGGCTGCTGACCCCCGTCCCGGACACCGGCGAGCGGGCATGGCGGGGCCCGGTCCCGCTGACCACGGCCGTACGGGAACGCACCGCCCCCGTGCTCGGCCGGACCTGCCCTCTCGAACGCGAGACCCTCGACCGCCTCGCCTTCGCCGAACCCCTGCCGTCGGACCCGGACGAGCTGGACCTCGGCGCTCTCGAAGTGCTGGAGTCCGACGGCCTGGTCGAGGTCGACGACCGAGGTGCCGTCCGTCTCGCCCACCCCCTGCACGGGCCGGTGCTCCGGGCCGCGGCGGGCCGGCTGCGGGCGCGCCGCCTGGCCCGGACCCCGCAGGCGTACGCAGCCGCTCTCGACGCCGAGTCGGCGGCCCTGGCCCGCCGGATCGACCGGGCCGACGTACGGGCGACGGCCACGCCGGTGGGGGAGTGGCTTGTCGCCGAGGGCGGCCCGCTGCCGGTCGGGTACGCCGCGGTACGCGCCCGGTTCGCGCGACTGCGCGGGGAGGTGAGGGAGGCGGCGGCCTGGGCGCGGGAAGGCCTGCGCAGCGATCCCCGGGACGCGTCCTGCCGGACGGAACTCGACCGCGCCCGCGCGACGCTGGACAGCATGGGCGACCCGGACCCGGACCTGGAGGCGCTCACCGACCCCTACGACGCCGTCCGCCTCGGCGCCCCCGAGAAGGCCGTCGACCGGCTCGGCGGCGTCTTCGCCCGGCACGCCGACGCCCTCACCCGTGCCGACGGCCCCGACCTGGACGAGGTGGCCTGGGAACTGGAGCGGCGGGGCTACCTGCTGTTCGCCGCCGAAGCGCATGCCCAGGCCGTACGCGCCCACCGCGATCCGCGCGCCGCCCGGCACTCGCGCACCCGGGCCGTCGCCCTGGCCCGGCGCTGCCAGGGCGCCCGCACTCCCGCCCTGTCCGGGCTGGTCCTCGGCGAACTCACCACCCGGCAGCGGCAGATCGTCACCCTCGCCGCGGCGGGGCTGACCAACCGGCAGATCGCCGAACGCCTCACCTTGTCGGTCCGCACCGTCGGCAACCACCTCTACAGCGCCTACGCCCGGCTCGGCGCGAGCGACCGCGGCGCCCTGCCGTGGCTGGCTCAGCCGGAGGCCCAACCGGCCTGA
- a CDS encoding extracellular solute-binding protein codes for MRRGREQRHGVSTRRLLLRHLWGFLGCAAVGVTLLTAVAVPRLDARVRELRDDVAPSVQGAAAVRLAVLRADAAARYSIEREVARTVGAGETAQSQLAAADQGLTQLADHVGSDMDQDISAANGLLAAYNNAITLATVKYQADSEMRNEKLAEAKALLERPATGLLDRLDKVAIAEQRRADELADPGLLLTASWVAVAAALAAAATVAGLACRAISRRCGRLLAPWILAGATAPLALATVPAFLAWRTAQGLNTARSHLADILHIALPDSLPGNAKALAAAQQRVAATGLPDLSAFGWWNGAYVVVGLAGTCAAVAGLVARLTTDYPERPVDWSWARRSWNRATRTKGRRWIAAAAALAVLAAIASPQLLERDPVVTVLGPWTGKEEQRFRDLMEGAGIRISYQGTPAQREVLLSRVQAGDPPDIAIMPGIGELAEYRSENHLKPLDELVKGLRYAGPWRPDGKGHTYWWPVNANLKSIVWRSRDVVGRPDAPSSWCLGMGEDGAAGWPGTDWIEDIVLQRSGPKVYADWALGTGEGASTAWTKGPVREAWGQWAGFLATDGKRAGQALITDWRGPGALKPRNDTAFREAAPRCALEHQGSFAKGDDDARLTDAAPLLPGGPYRTRAYEVSGDFAALFNDRKPARKALRALFSEEGQQRWAGQGTMYSAMLPVMTEIADHGEVDGTARAIYGKFLQTEVPRCLDASDVMRPAVRDAFHEAVLRTVAAVVKGGLSDGDFGDILGGVQKVQDVTDQEEDKGIAGLRVCSEARG; via the coding sequence GTGAGGCGAGGGCGTGAGCAGCGGCACGGCGTGAGCACACGACGGCTGCTGCTGCGGCACCTGTGGGGCTTCCTCGGCTGCGCCGCCGTCGGCGTCACCCTGCTCACCGCCGTGGCTGTACCACGACTCGACGCCAGAGTCAGGGAGTTGCGCGACGATGTCGCGCCGTCCGTCCAGGGGGCGGCAGCCGTCAGGCTCGCCGTGCTGCGTGCCGACGCGGCGGCCCGGTACTCGATCGAGCGAGAGGTCGCCCGTACGGTCGGGGCGGGCGAGACGGCCCAGAGCCAGCTCGCCGCCGCGGACCAGGGCCTCACCCAGCTCGCGGACCACGTCGGCAGCGACATGGACCAGGACATCTCCGCGGCCAACGGCCTGCTCGCCGCCTACAACAACGCCATCACGCTCGCCACGGTCAAATACCAGGCGGACAGCGAGATGCGGAACGAGAAACTCGCCGAAGCGAAAGCCCTGCTGGAGCGCCCGGCCACCGGTCTGCTCGACCGCCTCGACAAGGTAGCCATCGCCGAACAGCGCCGGGCTGACGAACTGGCCGACCCGGGCCTGCTGTTGACGGCGTCCTGGGTGGCGGTGGCCGCCGCGCTGGCCGCCGCTGCCACCGTGGCGGGCCTCGCGTGCCGCGCCATCAGCCGGCGCTGCGGCCGGCTGCTGGCCCCCTGGATCCTGGCCGGCGCCACCGCTCCACTGGCCCTGGCCACCGTGCCGGCCTTCCTGGCGTGGCGTACCGCCCAGGGTCTGAACACCGCCCGTTCCCATCTCGCGGACATCCTGCACATCGCCCTGCCGGACTCGCTCCCCGGAAACGCCAAGGCCCTCGCCGCCGCACAGCAGCGGGTCGCCGCCACCGGCCTGCCCGACCTGTCCGCGTTCGGCTGGTGGAACGGCGCCTACGTCGTCGTGGGTCTGGCCGGCACCTGCGCCGCCGTCGCCGGCCTCGTCGCCCGGCTCACCACCGACTATCCGGAGCGCCCGGTCGACTGGTCGTGGGCGCGCCGCTCGTGGAACCGAGCGACCCGCACGAAGGGGCGCCGCTGGATCGCCGCGGCAGCCGCGTTGGCCGTCTTGGCGGCGATCGCCAGCCCGCAACTCCTGGAGCGCGACCCCGTCGTCACGGTACTCGGCCCGTGGACGGGCAAGGAGGAACAGCGCTTCCGCGACCTGATGGAAGGCGCCGGTATCCGTATCAGCTACCAAGGCACCCCCGCCCAGCGCGAGGTGCTGCTCTCGCGGGTACAGGCCGGCGACCCGCCCGACATCGCGATCATGCCCGGCATCGGGGAGCTGGCCGAGTACCGCTCCGAGAATCACCTGAAGCCGCTCGACGAACTGGTCAAGGGCCTGCGATACGCGGGCCCCTGGCGCCCGGACGGCAAGGGGCACACCTATTGGTGGCCGGTCAACGCCAACCTCAAGAGCATCGTGTGGCGCTCCCGCGATGTCGTCGGCCGCCCCGACGCCCCGTCCTCCTGGTGCCTCGGCATGGGCGAGGACGGCGCCGCCGGCTGGCCCGGCACCGACTGGATCGAGGACATCGTGTTGCAGCGGTCAGGACCGAAGGTCTACGCCGACTGGGCTCTCGGCACCGGTGAGGGCGCCTCCACGGCGTGGACGAAGGGACCGGTCAGGGAGGCATGGGGGCAGTGGGCCGGGTTCCTCGCCACGGACGGCAAGCGGGCAGGGCAGGCGCTGATCACCGACTGGCGTGGCCCCGGTGCTCTGAAACCGCGCAACGACACCGCCTTCCGCGAGGCCGCCCCCCGCTGCGCCCTCGAACACCAGGGCTCCTTCGCGAAGGGTGACGACGACGCCCGCCTCACCGACGCCGCCCCACTGCTGCCGGGCGGACCCTACCGGACACGGGCCTACGAGGTGTCCGGCGATTTCGCCGCCCTCTTCAATGACAGGAAACCGGCCCGCAAGGCGCTGCGCGCCCTCTTCTCCGAGGAAGGGCAGCAGAGGTGGGCGGGCCAGGGCACCATGTACTCGGCGATGCTCCCGGTCATGACGGAGATCGCCGACCACGGCGAGGTGGACGGCACCGCACGCGCGATCTACGGAAAGTTCCTTCAGACCGAGGTGCCGCGCTGCCTCGACGCCTCCGACGTCATGCGGCCCGCCGTGCGGGACGCGTTCCACGAGGCGGTGCTGCGGACCGTCGCCGCCGTGGTCAAGGGCGGGTTGTCCGACGGGGACTTCGGAGACATCCTGGGCGGCGTCCAGAAAGTCCAGGATGTGACGGACCAGGAGGAGGACAAGGGCATCGCGGGCCTCAGGGTGTGCAGCGAGGCCCGGGGGTGA
- a CDS encoding cytochrome P450, giving the protein MTEETTTLTGQAPPPVRDWPALDLDGTEFDPVLAELMREGPLTRIRLPFGEGWAWLATRHDDVKLITNDARFSRAEVTGRQVTRMAPHFKPRPGSLAFADQPDHNRLRKAVAGAFTVGAMKRLRPRAQEMIDELVDGVVRDGPPAELIERVLEPFPIALVSEVMGVPAAEREAVHTWTRQIISTSGGAEAADRAKNRLYGWITETIRSLAHSTGEDVYSLLGAAVARDDISESEAAGLAGPLQIGGEAVTHNCGQMLYLLLTRPELRQWWQERPEARDALLDELLRYIPHRSSVGLARIALEDVDLHGHRIRAGDAVYVSYLAANRDPDVFPEPDRIDPGRACAPHLALGNGPHYCTGAVLARLQTELLLTTLLDRLPGLRLAVPADQVAWRRKTMIRGPRTLPCTW; this is encoded by the coding sequence ATGACGGAGGAGACCACCACGCTGACCGGCCAGGCCCCGCCCCCGGTACGGGACTGGCCCGCCCTCGACCTGGACGGTACGGAGTTCGACCCGGTCCTCGCCGAGCTGATGCGCGAGGGGCCGCTGACCCGGATCCGGCTGCCGTTCGGCGAGGGGTGGGCGTGGCTGGCCACCCGCCACGACGACGTGAAGCTGATCACCAACGACGCGCGGTTCAGCCGGGCGGAGGTGACCGGTCGTCAAGTGACGCGCATGGCACCACACTTCAAGCCGCGTCCCGGTTCGCTCGCCTTCGCCGACCAGCCCGACCACAACCGGCTGCGCAAGGCGGTCGCCGGGGCCTTCACCGTCGGCGCGATGAAGCGGCTGCGGCCCCGCGCGCAGGAGATGATCGACGAGCTGGTGGACGGGGTGGTACGGGACGGGCCGCCGGCCGAGCTGATCGAGCGGGTCCTCGAACCGTTCCCGATCGCCCTGGTCAGCGAGGTCATGGGCGTGCCCGCCGCCGAGCGGGAAGCGGTGCACACCTGGACCCGGCAGATCATCTCCACGTCCGGCGGGGCCGAGGCCGCCGACCGGGCCAAGAACCGTCTGTACGGCTGGATCACGGAGACGATCCGCTCCCTGGCGCACAGCACCGGTGAGGACGTGTACTCCCTGCTGGGCGCCGCCGTGGCCCGTGACGACATCAGCGAGTCGGAGGCGGCCGGCCTCGCCGGTCCGCTCCAGATCGGCGGCGAGGCCGTCACCCACAACTGCGGGCAGATGCTGTATCTGCTGCTGACCCGGCCGGAGTTGCGGCAGTGGTGGCAGGAGCGGCCCGAGGCGCGGGACGCGCTGCTGGACGAGTTGCTGCGGTACATCCCGCACCGCAGCTCGGTCGGCCTGGCGCGGATCGCCCTGGAGGACGTCGACCTGCACGGGCACCGCATCCGAGCGGGCGACGCGGTGTACGTCTCGTACCTCGCCGCCAACCGCGACCCGGACGTCTTCCCCGAGCCCGACCGGATCGACCCCGGCCGGGCCTGCGCCCCGCACCTCGCGCTGGGCAACGGGCCGCACTACTGCACCGGCGCCGTCCTCGCCCGCCTCCAGACCGAGCTGCTGCTCACCACCCTGCTGGACCGGCTGCCGGGCCTGCGGCTCGCCGTCCCCGCCGACCAGGTCGCCTGGCGGCGCAAGACGATGATCCGGGGACCGCGGACGCTGCCCTGCACCTGGTGA
- a CDS encoding M12 family metallopeptidase codes for MTARYCSLAQAPAPAFAPGLAAERLSALASGRRMWVNGTVVHYWFFDGDTDASVIPVPGRGMTRRVSWAGAEEQRDVVRAGFREWQDLGIGITFTEVGDRSEAELRIGFQAGDGSWSAVGRDALLAGRQERTMNFGWDLTAPGERGTVLHQVGHALGMLHEHQSPFAGIHWDDEAVYAELAGAPHHWSRERTHYNILRKLGPDEVDGPVWDPQSIMEFPFPPGLILEPEQYRGGLNPPGTLSAADKESVLRWYPPAHPRGSPALVPFRSAPLGLGPGEQADFVIDPPETRTYTLGTFGDCDAVVVLFEERDGEPRYLAGRDDGGTVHNATIGARLVKGRRYLVRVRLYSAWGSGGTAVMCW; via the coding sequence ATGACCGCACGCTACTGCTCGCTGGCACAGGCGCCGGCGCCCGCCTTCGCACCGGGGCTGGCGGCCGAGCGGCTGAGCGCACTCGCGAGCGGGCGGCGGATGTGGGTCAACGGCACCGTGGTGCACTACTGGTTCTTCGACGGCGACACCGACGCGTCCGTCATCCCCGTGCCGGGGAGGGGGATGACGCGACGGGTCTCGTGGGCCGGCGCCGAGGAGCAGCGGGACGTGGTGCGCGCGGGCTTCCGGGAGTGGCAGGACCTCGGTATCGGGATCACCTTCACCGAGGTCGGCGACCGCTCGGAGGCCGAACTGCGCATCGGTTTCCAGGCGGGCGACGGCTCCTGGTCGGCGGTGGGCCGGGACGCGCTGCTGGCCGGCCGGCAGGAACGCACCATGAACTTCGGCTGGGACCTGACCGCGCCCGGGGAGCGCGGGACGGTCCTGCACCAGGTCGGGCACGCGCTCGGCATGCTGCACGAGCACCAGAGCCCGTTCGCGGGCATCCACTGGGACGACGAGGCCGTGTACGCCGAGCTGGCGGGCGCGCCGCACCACTGGAGCCGGGAGCGGACGCACTACAACATCCTGCGCAAGCTCGGCCCGGACGAGGTCGACGGCCCCGTCTGGGACCCGCAGTCGATCATGGAGTTCCCGTTCCCGCCGGGGCTGATCCTGGAGCCGGAGCAGTACCGCGGGGGCCTGAACCCGCCCGGCACACTGTCCGCCGCCGACAAGGAGTCCGTGCTGCGCTGGTATCCGCCGGCGCATCCGCGGGGTTCGCCGGCGCTGGTGCCGTTCCGCTCGGCGCCGCTCGGCCTCGGGCCGGGCGAACAGGCGGACTTCGTGATCGACCCGCCGGAAACCCGCACGTACACGCTGGGCACCTTCGGCGACTGCGACGCCGTCGTGGTGCTCTTCGAGGAGCGGGACGGGGAACCCCGCTACCTCGCCGGCCGGGACGACGGGGGAACTGTGCACAACGCCACGATCGGCGCCCGGCTCGTCAAGGGCCGCCGCTATCTCGTCCGCGTACGCCTGTACTCCGCCTGGGGATCGGGCGGGACAGCGGTGATGTGCTGGTGA
- a CDS encoding S8/S53 family peptidase, whose product MAPQRFHEQFDQIQRSMPDVPLAMGPDDSAEFMYEKGVVLVRDGEEAQVVEDTVRAHFTAAPDLDQEQIRRAGPQTNRSGITRIRVGDPGEGGRDTDRSVAHALRSVREHESRAGHRMVARNHVVHIAVNACPGDEPVPAPLSEPPNPAAADTPHDPDTAVGVLVVDTGLMHDYRSCGLLAHTDGDAQVQECDDQGILRQYVGHGTFIAGLVAAVAPNTDITVRGSLNDAGAILESEFGERLFEAVDAGGWPDVLSLSAGTSNGRTDGLLGVENFMRELREQRTLLVAAAGNNAGAAPFWPAAYAGLPGWEDSVLSVGALRSDGESGACFTNHGPWVKVYAPGERLTSVLTGFDSPVPYVYQHSTYDACRYAFSYGCTCRHPRHSGVLSDEGNAAKPDQVMFEGYAQWSGTSFAAPVTAGLVAAHMTAHKETDPRAARQQLLASNAESAEVRGARVPALRPPTWRPVPVVRLGPGL is encoded by the coding sequence ATGGCACCTCAGCGATTCCACGAGCAGTTCGACCAGATCCAGCGTTCGATGCCGGACGTCCCCCTGGCGATGGGCCCGGACGACTCGGCGGAGTTCATGTACGAGAAGGGCGTGGTCCTCGTCCGCGACGGCGAGGAGGCCCAAGTCGTCGAGGACACGGTACGGGCGCACTTCACGGCGGCACCCGACCTCGACCAGGAGCAGATCCGCCGGGCGGGCCCGCAGACCAACCGCAGCGGCATCACCCGGATCCGCGTAGGCGACCCCGGCGAGGGCGGCCGGGACACCGACCGCTCCGTCGCCCACGCCCTGCGCTCCGTTCGGGAGCACGAGTCGCGGGCGGGGCACCGGATGGTCGCCCGCAACCATGTCGTGCACATCGCGGTCAACGCCTGCCCCGGCGACGAACCCGTCCCCGCCCCGCTCAGCGAGCCGCCCAACCCGGCCGCCGCCGACACACCCCACGACCCGGACACCGCAGTCGGCGTCCTCGTCGTCGACACCGGCCTCATGCACGACTATCGCTCCTGCGGCCTGCTCGCCCACACCGACGGCGACGCCCAGGTCCAGGAGTGCGACGACCAGGGGATCCTGCGGCAGTACGTCGGACACGGCACGTTCATCGCCGGGCTCGTCGCCGCCGTCGCGCCCAACACCGACATCACCGTCCGCGGCAGCCTCAACGACGCGGGCGCCATCCTGGAGTCCGAGTTCGGCGAGAGGCTCTTCGAGGCCGTCGACGCCGGTGGCTGGCCCGACGTGCTCAGCCTCTCGGCCGGCACCTCCAACGGCCGCACCGACGGCCTGCTCGGCGTCGAGAACTTCATGCGGGAACTGCGCGAGCAGCGCACCCTGCTGGTCGCCGCCGCCGGGAACAACGCCGGTGCCGCGCCGTTCTGGCCCGCCGCCTACGCCGGTCTGCCCGGCTGGGAGGACTCCGTGCTGTCGGTCGGCGCCCTGCGCAGCGACGGTGAGTCCGGCGCCTGCTTCACCAACCACGGCCCCTGGGTGAAGGTCTACGCCCCCGGCGAACGCCTCACCAGCGTCCTCACCGGCTTCGACTCGCCCGTCCCGTACGTGTACCAGCACTCCACGTACGACGCCTGTCGCTACGCCTTCTCCTACGGCTGCACCTGCCGGCACCCCCGCCACAGCGGCGTGCTGAGCGACGAGGGCAACGCCGCCAAGCCGGACCAGGTGATGTTCGAGGGGTACGCGCAGTGGAGCGGCACCTCCTTCGCCGCCCCCGTGACCGCGGGCCTGGTCGCCGCCCACATGACAGCGCACAAGGAGACCGACCCGCGCGCGGCCCGCCAGCAACTCCTCGCATCCAACGCGGAATCGGCGGAAGTACGGGGTGCGCGCGTCCCGGCCCTGCGTCCGCCCACCTGGCGCCCGGTCCCGGTCGTGCGTCTCGGCCCCGGGCTGTGA
- a CDS encoding RNA polymerase sigma factor: MDRTDAGALVQAAADGDAAAWKALVEGLSPLVWSVVRAHRLSDADAHEVYQTAWFRFARHLGRIREPGKAGAWLASTARHECLKVIKSSQRLTLTDDPRLLDRVSEDRTPEQSLLDSEEAAAQSERVRRLWQEFEELGERCRQLLRVLMATPPPSYQDVSAALGIAVGSIGPLRQRCLRRLRARLEARGAM, encoded by the coding sequence GTGGACCGTACTGATGCCGGCGCACTCGTCCAGGCAGCCGCCGACGGTGACGCGGCGGCCTGGAAGGCGCTCGTGGAAGGGCTGAGCCCCCTGGTCTGGTCCGTCGTCCGGGCCCACCGGCTCTCCGACGCGGACGCCCACGAGGTCTATCAGACGGCCTGGTTCCGCTTCGCCCGGCACCTCGGGCGGATCCGCGAGCCCGGCAAGGCGGGCGCGTGGCTGGCGAGCACCGCGCGCCACGAGTGCCTGAAGGTCATCAAGAGTTCGCAGCGGCTCACCCTGACGGACGATCCGCGGCTGCTGGACCGGGTCAGCGAGGACCGCACGCCGGAACAGTCGCTGCTCGACTCCGAGGAGGCCGCCGCGCAGAGCGAACGCGTACGGCGGCTGTGGCAGGAGTTCGAGGAACTGGGCGAGCGGTGCAGGCAGTTGCTGCGCGTGCTGATGGCCACGCCGCCGCCCAGCTACCAGGACGTGTCCGCCGCGCTCGGGATCGCGGTGGGCAGCATCGGGCCGCTGCGCCAGCGCTGTCTGCGGCGCCTGCGGGCCCGGCTCGAGGCACGGGGGGCGATGTGA